Proteins encoded together in one Helicobacter pylori window:
- a CDS encoding DNA cytosine methyltransferase has translation MLFNQTLTYVSLFSGAGVGCYGLLEEGFECVATNEILEKRLNIQRINNKCQFDEGYICGDIKELEIKEKILKRIGFYSKNFGNDRVDLVVATPPCQGMSVANHKKKNDEIKRNSLVIESVDLIKQIKPRFFILENVPSFYKTGCIDKNDNLLEIGTMIEQNLSGDYMLYNEVINFKNFGANSSRTRTLVIGVCKEFKDFISALEFFPDFKEEKTLKEVIGSLKPLSWGEYDSADFYHSFRTYPKHMQEWIKDLKEGQSAFENVQDAISDLAYLCSNEGAFESDYLNPVQSSYQALMRKDSPKLYNHQATNHSQAALEKLKLINKEQGKECLPKNLHGKQQFKSTWGRLNWNKISPTIDTRFDTPSNGTNSHPELHRSITPREAARIQSFSDDYIFYGNKTSVCKQIGNAVPPLLALALGKAILKSARNDTNLSR, from the coding sequence ATGCTCTTTAATCAAACCTTAACCTATGTTTCTTTATTTTCTGGGGCAGGAGTGGGGTGCTATGGGCTTTTAGAAGAAGGGTTTGAATGCGTTGCTACCAATGAAATTTTAGAAAAACGATTGAATATCCAAAGAATCAACAATAAATGCCAATTTGATGAAGGGTATATTTGTGGGGACATTAAAGAGCTAGAGATAAAAGAAAAAATTTTAAAACGAATTGGATTTTATTCTAAAAATTTTGGTAATGATAGGGTTGATTTAGTGGTAGCAACCCCACCTTGTCAAGGCATGAGTGTGGCCAATCATAAAAAGAAAAACGATGAAATCAAACGGAATTCTTTGGTGATTGAGAGCGTTGATTTGATCAAACAAATCAAGCCCCGATTTTTTATTTTAGAAAATGTCCCTAGTTTTTATAAAACAGGTTGTATAGACAAAAATGATAATTTATTAGAAATAGGAACTATGATAGAGCAAAATTTGAGTGGTGATTATATGCTCTATAATGAGGTAATTAATTTTAAAAATTTTGGGGCTAATTCAAGCCGAACAAGAACTTTAGTGATAGGGGTTTGTAAAGAGTTTAAAGATTTTATAAGCGCGTTAGAATTTTTTCCTGATTTTAAAGAAGAAAAAACTTTAAAAGAAGTGATAGGCTCGTTAAAACCACTTAGTTGGGGCGAGTATGATAGTGCGGATTTTTATCATAGTTTTAGAACTTATCCAAAGCATATGCAAGAATGGATTAAAGATTTAAAAGAAGGACAAAGCGCGTTTGAGAATGTCCAAGATGCGATAAGCGATTTAGCCTATCTTTGTTCTAATGAAGGGGCGTTTGAGAGCGATTATTTAAACCCTGTCCAATCAAGCTATCAAGCCTTAATGCGAAAAGATAGCCCTAAATTATACAACCACCAAGCCACCAACCACTCGCAAGCCGCTTTAGAGAAATTAAAGCTCATCAATAAAGAGCAAGGCAAAGAATGCTTGCCTAAGAACTTGCATGGCAAACAGCAATTCAAAAGCACATGGGGGCGCTTGAATTGGAACAAAATCAGCCCCACCATAGACACACGCTTTGACACCCCGAGCAATGGCACCAACTCTCACCCTGAATTGCACCGCTCTATCACGCCCAGAGAAGCCGCCAGAATACAGAGTTTTAGCGATGATTATATCTTTTATGGCAATAAAACGAGCGTTTGCAAGCAAATCGGTAACGCTGTGCCTCCTCTTCTAGCCCTAGCCTTAGGCAAAGCGATCTTAAAAAGCGCAAGAAATGATACAAATTTATCACGCTAA
- a CDS encoding type VII secretion protein: MSRVQMDTEEVRGFVEHLERFKELLNDEVNGLSSHFHNLDSWQDARRDKFSEVLDNLKSTFNEFDEVAQEQIAWLKERIRVLEEDY, from the coding sequence ATGAGCAGAGTGCAAATGGATACCGAAGAGGTTAGAGGGTTTGTGGAACATTTAGAACGCTTTAAAGAGTTGCTGAATGATGAGGTGAATGGCTTGAGCAGTCATTTTCATAATTTAGATTCATGGCAAGACGCTAGGAGAGACAAATTTAGCGAGGTGTTAGACAACTTGAAAAGCACTTTCAACGAGTTTGATGAAGTCGCGCAAGAGCAAATCGCATGGCTTAAAGAGAGGATTAGGGTTTTAGAGGAAGATTATTAG
- a CDS encoding site-specific DNA-methyltransferase yields the protein MIQIYHANAFEIIKDFHQQNLKVDAIITDPPYNISVKNNFSTLKSAKRQGIDFGEWDKNFKLLEWIARYAPLVNPNGCMVIFCSYRFISYIADFLEENGFVVKDFIQWVKNNPMPRNIHRRYVQDTEFALWAVKKKAKWVFNKPKNEKYLRPLILKSPVVSGVERVKHPTQKSLALMEKIVSIHTNPNDIVLDPFMGSGTTGLACKNLKRNFIGIESEKEYFQTAQKRLS from the coding sequence ATGATACAAATTTATCACGCTAACGCCTTTGAAATCATCAAGGATTTTCACCAGCAAAATTTAAAAGTGGATGCGATCATCACAGACCCTCCTTACAACATTTCGGTTAAAAACAATTTTTCCACCCTAAAGAGCGCTAAAAGACAGGGCATAGACTTTGGGGAATGGGATAAAAATTTCAAGCTTTTAGAATGGATCGCACGCTACGCCCCCTTAGTCAATCCAAACGGCTGCATGGTGATTTTTTGCTCTTACAGGTTCATAAGCTATATCGCTGATTTTTTAGAAGAAAACGGCTTTGTGGTCAAAGATTTCATCCAGTGGGTTAAAAATAATCCCATGCCAAGAAACATCCACCGGCGCTATGTCCAAGACACGGAATTTGCCCTATGGGCGGTTAAAAAGAAAGCCAAATGGGTGTTTAACAAACCTAAAAATGAAAAATATTTACGGCCCTTGATCTTAAAAAGCCCTGTGGTGAGCGGGGTTGAAAGAGTGAAACACCCCACGCAAAAAAGCCTAGCCTTAATGGAAAAAATCGTTTCCATCCACACAAACCCTAATGACATCGTGCTAGATCCTTTCATGGGGAGCGGCACCACCGGCTTAGCGTGTAAAAATTTAAAACGAAATTTTATCGGTATAGAATCAGAAAAAGAATATTTTCAAACCGCCCAAAAGCGTTTGAGCTAG
- a CDS encoding agmatine deiminase produces MKRMLAEFEKIQAILMAFPHEFGDWAYCIEEARESFLHIIQTIAKHAKVLVCVHTNDIIGYETLKNLPGVEIARIETNDTWARDFGAISIENHGVLECLNFGFNGWGLKYPSNLDNLVNSKLKHLGFLKHPLKTMPYILEGGSIESDGAGSILTNTQCLLEKNRNPHLNQNGIETMLKKELGAKQVLWYSYGYLKGDDTDSHTDTLARFLNKDTIVYSACEDENDEHYTALKKMQEELKTFKKLDGTPYKLIPLEIPKAIFDENQQRLPATYVNFLLCNNALIVPTYNDPKDALILETLRQHTPLEVIGVDCNTLIKQHGSLHCVTMQLY; encoded by the coding sequence ATGAAAAGAATGTTAGCGGAGTTTGAAAAAATCCAAGCGATTTTAATGGCGTTCCCCCATGAGTTTGGCGATTGGGCGTATTGTATTGAAGAGGCCAGAGAGAGCTTTTTACACATCATTCAAACTATAGCCAAACACGCTAAAGTGTTAGTGTGCGTCCATACTAACGATATTATCGGTTATGAAACGCTTAAAAACTTACCCGGTGTAGAGATCGCAAGAATTGAAACCAACGACACATGGGCTAGGGATTTTGGAGCGATCAGCATTGAAAATCATGGCGTTTTAGAGTGCTTGAACTTTGGTTTTAATGGCTGGGGGTTAAAATACCCGTCCAATTTAGACAATTTAGTGAATTCCAAGCTCAAGCATTTAGGGTTTTTAAAACACCCTTTAAAAACGATGCCCTATATTTTAGAGGGCGGGAGCATAGAAAGCGATGGGGCCGGGAGCATTTTGACCAACACCCAATGCCTGCTAGAAAAAAATCGTAACCCCCATTTGAATCAAAATGGAATAGAAACCATGCTTAAAAAGGAATTAGGGGCTAAACAAGTGCTGTGGTATTCTTATGGCTATTTAAAGGGCGATGATACCGATAGCCATACCGACACGCTCGCTCGTTTTTTAAATAAAGACACCATTGTTTATAGCGCATGCGAGGATGAAAACGATGAGCATTACACAGCCTTAAAAAAAATGCAAGAAGAATTAAAAACCTTTAAAAAACTAGACGGCACGCCTTATAAACTCATCCCCCTAGAAATCCCTAAAGCCATTTTTGATGAAAACCAACAACGCTTACCGGCAACTTATGTGAATTTTTTATTGTGCAATAACGCTTTAATCGTCCCCACCTACAACGACCCTAAAGACGCGCTCATTTTAGAAACCTTAAGACAACACACGCCCTTAGAAGTGATAGGGGTTGATTGTAATACTCTAATCAAACAGCATGGGAGTTTGCATTGTGTAACGATGCAGCTTTATTGA
- a CDS encoding aldehyde dehydrogenase family protein: MQKIIDDSLELAKKLQDSISSHLSEQEKAFHSKMQKLLNNPENKVMLIELMDRSFRCLDNKARFEMIEHVLDKYKSREIFSSFEKWLLMGFLSFGKMLPDMSVPFFVNKIRSDTKAMVLDQEESQLKERILKRKNEKIILNVNFIGEEVLGEEEASARFEKYSQALKSNYIQYISIKITTIFSQINILDFEYSKKEIVKRLDALYALALEEEKKQGMPKFINLDMEEFRDLELTVESFMESIAKFDLNAGIVLQAYIPDSYEYLKKLHAFSKERVLKGLKPIKIRFVKGANMESEETIASMKDWALPTFSNKQDTDSNYNKMLDFVLEGDNYKYIHIGAASHNIFEIAYVYTRIHALNDPVVLEHFSFEMLEGMSLQASQELKEMHKLILYAPVCDEAHFNNAIAYLVRRLDENTSSDNFMKAFFNLKVGTSEWKDQEQRFLNSLKGIATLDNATHRTQDRNAKQTGHTTYPNHSFKNESDTDFILKANREWAKKVREKMHNAPILELYPEIDGRFEDPNLTPLEVFDKIHHKKIASVHLADKEAILKALEVAKSDKSHFSQKSFTEIHALLSQTAQLFRERRGDLVGISALEVGKTFAETDAEVSEAIDFLEFYPYSLRVLQEQNEKTQFTPKGVGVVIAPWNFPVGISVGTIAAPLAAGNRVIYKPSSLSSVTGYKLCECFWDAGVPRDALIYLPSKGSDISEHLLKDESIQFAILTGGEDTAYKMLEANPTLALSAETGGKNATIVSKMADRDQAIKNVIHSAFSNSGQKCSATSLLVLEKEVYEDENFKKTLIDATLSLSVGDPFDFKNKIGTLADKPNEKVIKAIDELKSYENYEIPASFVGDNPYLMKPSIKYGTKKGDFTHQTELFTPILSVMKAQDLDEAIEIVNSTGYGLTSALESLDEREWEYYLERIEAGNIYINKPTTGAIVLRQPFGGIKKSAVGFGRKVGIFNYITQFVNIHQDEEDEHALKNPLSEALEGLTQKGYDEHTHELKRAIFMAKSYAYHYKHEFSQTRDYVKIRGEDNLFSYTKVKSVGYRITEKDTLSDMLGVALACLISQTPLTISAENERANKDLTFFLECLKTLQANAPVVYESLQKFSEKLNAFNRIRYLKSDLDLLHKQASALGMVLATAKPCLNGRFELLYYHLERSVSISYHRYGNLGSRVLRQPTCHKSCCAEK; the protein is encoded by the coding sequence ATGCAAAAAATCATTGACGATTCATTAGAATTAGCTAAAAAACTGCAAGATAGTATCAGTAGCCATTTGAGCGAGCAAGAAAAAGCGTTCCACTCTAAAATGCAAAAGCTTTTAAACAACCCTGAAAACAAAGTCATGCTCATAGAGCTTATGGATCGGAGTTTTAGATGCTTGGACAATAAAGCCCGCTTTGAAATGATTGAGCATGTTTTGGACAAATACAAAAGCCGTGAGATTTTTTCCTCGTTTGAAAAATGGCTTTTAATGGGGTTTTTAAGCTTTGGGAAAATGCTGCCTGATATGAGCGTGCCTTTCTTTGTCAATAAAATCAGAAGCGACACAAAAGCGATGGTCTTGGATCAAGAAGAGAGCCAATTGAAAGAGCGGATTTTAAAAAGAAAAAATGAAAAAATCATTTTGAACGTGAATTTTATCGGCGAGGAAGTTTTAGGCGAAGAAGAAGCGTCTGCGCGTTTTGAAAAATACTCTCAAGCCCTAAAATCCAACTACATCCAATACATTTCCATTAAAATCACGACGATTTTTTCTCAAATCAATATCCTTGATTTTGAATACTCTAAAAAAGAGATTGTCAAACGCCTAGACGCTCTTTATGCTTTAGCTTTAGAAGAAGAAAAAAAGCAAGGCATGCCTAAATTCATCAACTTGGATATGGAGGAATTTAGGGATTTAGAGCTAACAGTGGAGTCTTTTATGGAATCTATCGCCAAATTTGATTTGAACGCCGGCATTGTGTTACAAGCTTATATCCCTGATTCTTATGAATATTTGAAAAAACTGCACGCTTTTTCTAAAGAAAGGGTTTTAAAAGGGTTAAAGCCCATTAAAATCCGCTTTGTTAAGGGAGCGAACATGGAGAGCGAAGAGACGATCGCTTCTATGAAAGACTGGGCGTTACCCACATTTTCCAATAAACAAGACACCGATTCTAATTACAACAAAATGCTGGATTTTGTTTTAGAGGGCGATAATTATAAATACATCCATATTGGCGCAGCGAGCCACAATATTTTTGAAATCGCTTATGTTTATACGCGCATCCATGCCCTTAATGACCCTGTTGTGTTGGAGCATTTTAGCTTTGAAATGCTAGAGGGCATGAGCTTGCAAGCGAGCCAGGAATTAAAAGAGATGCACAAACTCATTCTTTATGCGCCGGTGTGCGATGAAGCGCATTTCAATAATGCGATCGCTTACTTGGTGAGAAGGTTAGATGAAAACACTTCAAGCGATAATTTCATGAAAGCTTTCTTCAATCTCAAAGTAGGCACGAGCGAATGGAAAGACCAAGAGCAACGCTTTTTAAACAGCCTTAAAGGAATCGCCACTTTAGACAACGCCACCCACAGGACCCAAGACAGAAACGCCAAGCAAACCGGCCATACCACCTACCCAAACCACTCCTTTAAAAACGAAAGCGATACCGATTTTATCTTAAAAGCCAACCGAGAATGGGCTAAAAAAGTGCGCGAGAAAATGCATAACGCCCCTATTTTAGAGCTTTACCCAGAAATAGATGGGAGGTTTGAAGATCCTAATTTAACCCCTTTAGAAGTCTTTGATAAGATCCATCATAAAAAAATCGCCAGCGTGCATTTAGCGGATAAGGAAGCGATTTTAAAAGCCCTAGAAGTGGCTAAAAGCGATAAGAGTCATTTCAGTCAAAAAAGCTTCACAGAAATCCATGCTTTATTGAGTCAAACCGCCCAGCTTTTTAGAGAAAGGAGGGGCGATTTAGTAGGGATTTCCGCTTTGGAAGTGGGTAAGACTTTCGCTGAAACGGACGCTGAAGTGAGTGAAGCCATTGACTTTTTAGAGTTTTACCCTTACAGCTTAAGGGTGTTACAAGAGCAAAATGAAAAAACGCAATTCACCCCCAAAGGCGTGGGCGTGGTCATCGCCCCATGGAATTTCCCTGTGGGCATTTCTGTAGGCACTATCGCTGCCCCTCTAGCCGCTGGCAATCGGGTGATTTACAAGCCCTCAAGTTTGTCTAGCGTGACCGGTTATAAGCTTTGTGAGTGCTTTTGGGATGCGGGCGTGCCTAGAGATGCGCTCATTTACTTGCCCTCTAAAGGGAGCGATATTAGTGAGCATCTTTTAAAAGATGAAAGCATCCAGTTTGCCATTTTAACCGGGGGCGAAGACACCGCTTATAAAATGTTAGAAGCTAACCCCACTTTAGCCTTGAGCGCTGAAACGGGCGGTAAAAACGCCACCATTGTGAGCAAAATGGCAGACAGGGATCAGGCGATTAAGAACGTTATCCATTCAGCTTTCAGCAATTCGGGGCAAAAATGTTCTGCCACTTCGCTTTTAGTGTTGGAAAAAGAAGTTTATGAAGATGAGAATTTCAAAAAGACTCTAATAGACGCGACTCTAAGCCTTAGCGTGGGCGATCCTTTTGATTTTAAAAACAAAATCGGCACTCTAGCGGACAAGCCTAATGAAAAGGTCATTAAAGCCATAGATGAATTAAAAAGCTATGAAAATTACGAAATCCCGGCAAGCTTTGTTGGTGATAACCCCTATTTGATGAAACCAAGCATCAAATACGGCACTAAAAAAGGCGATTTCACGCACCAAACTGAGCTTTTTACACCCATTTTATCCGTGATGAAAGCGCAAGATTTAGACGAAGCGATAGAGATAGTCAATTCTACCGGTTACGGGCTGACTAGCGCGTTAGAGTCTTTGGACGAAAGGGAGTGGGAATATTATTTAGAACGCATTGAAGCCGGTAATATCTATATCAACAAGCCCACCACAGGGGCGATTGTTTTGCGCCAGCCTTTTGGGGGGATTAAAAAATCCGCTGTGGGGTTTGGGAGGAAGGTAGGCATTTTCAACTATATCACGCAATTTGTGAATATCCACCAAGATGAAGAAGACGAACACGCCCTAAAAAACCCCTTAAGCGAAGCTTTAGAGGGCTTGACTCAAAAAGGCTATGACGAACACACGCATGAATTAAAACGCGCGATTTTTATGGCAAAGAGCTACGCTTATCATTATAAACATGAATTCAGCCAGACTAGAGACTATGTCAAAATCAGAGGCGAAGACAACCTCTTTTCCTACACTAAGGTTAAAAGCGTGGGCTATCGCATCACCGAAAAGGACACCTTAAGCGACATGTTGGGCGTGGCTCTAGCATGCCTCATTTCTCAAACCCCTTTAACAATCAGTGCAGAAAACGAACGAGCGAACAAGGATTTAACATTTTTCTTAGAATGCTTAAAAACGCTCCAAGCAAACGCCCCTGTTGTTTATGAAAGCTTGCAAAAATTCAGCGAGAAATTGAACGCTTTCAATCGTATCCGTTATTTAAAAAGCGATTTGGATTTATTGCACAAGCAAGCGAGCGCTTTAGGGATGGTTTTAGCCACGGCTAAACCTTGCTTGAACGGGCGTTTTGAATTGCTGTATTACCACTTAGAGCGATCGGTTAGCATCTCTTATCATCGTTACGGGAATTTAGGCTCAAGGGTTTTAAGGCAACCCACTTGCCACAAATCATGCTGTGCTGAAAAATAA